ACAGCAGAGTTACTCATGGTGGCTGGTGAACATGCCGCTTTCCAACTTACCCTTCAAAATCCTTATGAGTTTGAAATAGAGATCGAAAAGCTCCGTCTTGACTGCGAAGGTGTACCTCTCGATGCTGTTGCAGAATGGATCGTGCTTCGGCCCCTAAGCTTGCAAGGCATCACAATTTTCGGGTTAGCACACGAAGAAGGAGTGGTGAATATAACAGGGTGTTTCGTCAAAGTCCGACACTGCAGAGAACGGAGGTTCCCCATCTTTAAGGATTTATGGAGACCTGAAGCCGAAAGAAAATTTAAGCGAACTGGTTTAGCAGCTAAACAGCCTTCGATGGAGCGGCCACTTTCCTGGAGTTCGACTACCTCAAGGGACGGCAAGCAGCTTCCAAAGAAGGGCCCGGATACATCGTCTTGTGAGATCAAGGTTATAGGCTGCCAGCCATCCCTCGTTATCGAGTCACTTTCCCTGTCGCAGTCCGCGTTCATGGTCCTGGAAGGTGAAGTTGGTTCTTTCAGAATCACATTACGCAATACGTCATCGTGCCCTCTGGATTTCATATTGTTTACTTTCCAGGACTCTACCACGAGGCAAATCCAGAATGCTCTGAGCAACAGAGATCTGCTGCCGGTGGAAGTGTACGAACTTGAACTCAAGCTGTCGAAACCCGCTTTGCGATGGCGGCGCGAAGGCAAAAATCCAGGTGACCATGCAATACCTCCTGGTGAGTGCGCTACATTCACTGTGGACGTCACTGGGAAGCCCGGCTTGCAAGATTCGACAGTACAGATCGATTATTCGTGTGTCGGGCAGTCTCACGGCGAACTACCTGATGTTTTCTATACCCGGCAACTATTTGTCCCGCTCACCGTTACAGTCAATGCGAGCATAGAAATTGCTCGTTGTGAAATATTACCTTTTAGTGGCGACTTCGCCTGGTGGAACTGTCGAGAGGCTGATGTCGAACCCGAGTATACCGCAAAGGCAGATACGGATGGTTCTGCATGTCCGCTAAGTAGCGATCTGTTTTCACCTGTGCTATCTCATCTTGGGCGAGGCACATATGGTTCTGATCACTGCCTTCTTCTACTTGATCTTCGCAACGCTTGGCCGAGTCCCCTAACAGTGTCACTGCAAGCTAATGAACAACCTGTCGAACTCTCCGAACAGTCGATAGAGGAAGCTGAGTTGGTAGATAGCCGCTACATCGTTTCTGGAGAACTTCAACCAGGGCAAACATCGCGCTTTGTCCTCGTTCTTCCTCGTGTCTACCTAGATAACCCACATGCTTCGATCCCAGTTCTAAACACCGGAGTGAAGAGACAGTTCGTTGTAAGCGCCCATAAACTTTCATTCGACGCTGAAGCCGCGTCGCGTGAGGCATTTTGGTACCGAGAAGAGCTCCTCAAAAGAGTATCCGGGTTCTGGACGGAGAGCCCTGCGGGGCGGAAAGGAATGATTGACCTGAGAAATTTACGCTTCAGTTCGCGAATGGTAGATGCCTTCCGACTCGAAGATGTCGATATAACATTTGCTCTAAGTCCCCCATCTTCCGATATAATTAGCCCCAACGGCGACAGTGTTGTGCAGATCGGACGGTCAAAGTACAAGGTCCAGATCGACGAGATGCTTAGTCTCAACGTCACTATCCGCAACCGATCCTCAAGGCCTATCCATCCCATTCTCCGACTCCAGCCAAGCCTTCGTCACCAACCCAACAATATTGCCCTTGATTTGTCAAAGCGCCTCGCATGGACCGGTATGTTGCAGCAAGTGCTACCTGTGATACATAGCGGTGAGAGCACAACTGCTACCGTCGGTGTAACTATCCTTTGTCGGGGAGAGTACGAGTTCGGCGCGTCTGTGGAGGAATTGCGCTTCTTGAGACCTTCGCCTGGTACCGAATCAGATACCCATCCCCAGGCTCAAGCTCAAGCGTCTTTccacgacgacgacgacggaCCTATCAAGGATACGTTTGGTGTAGACGtagccaagaaaagacatATATGGCATGCTAAAGAAGCCTGTGTCATGAATGCTCATGGGTAATTGCTGGGATGAATAGAATCGTATGGCGATCTTCTATCCAGCAAACATGTATTCTTCAACGTTAGCAACCTTGGCTGAGGATTTGCCGGTTGGGATGAGATTTAGTGGAGATCGCTATCGCGAGTTAGCGAGAAGAAGTGTCTTAATTGAACTATAGATTATGTATAAATATCAAATTACATGGTTTACGAGTGGTCTGCGAAGACGGGATTGCAGGCTAGTTCATGCAATTGTGTATATGAATATTCGCTCCTTGATTTACCTATATTGATAGACTATATTACTAGATGTTGTTGCTTGTACATATGTACCAGGCAGTGGGCCAATTTAATGTACGCTAGATTCACTGGAGTCAACCACTTGCTATGGTCGGAGGCCTGCGATTATACGATCCGAACGGGTCTAAGATGTTAAAATTCGCTGGCCTTGACATCTCAGATGAAGCTCGTCCCTGCGTTACGTTGGCACGTGTTGCGACTGGATTGGCACGTTGTTTCTGCATTAGGATCGCAACCGTGATGCAAACGCTACATGGAATATAGCTAGCACGCCTATTGAACGACTGAGCATCAGATCGGCTGCGATCAGGTGAGATGTTGAAGTAATAGCTCGTAGGAACCGGGGCGACCCCCTCGTGAAGCAGCAGAGTCGACTACTAGCACAAGTCCAGGTCTTGCCAAAGCAATCTCATCACGTCGCCGTCTCTCCCGCTTCGTTTTCTCGTGCGTTTGTAGGCATTTTATCCTTGGCGGGTGAAGGGTGCTGGTCACCATGGGGAAAGCTTAGGTATTTCCAATCCTCGATTTCTTCAATGATACACTTTAGTCTATCCCGAATACTCTCCACGGCATATGTGCCCAGAATAAGTCGGAGAGGCGGATAGGAGCAATGACCCAATTCCCAAACCAGATAGGCTGCTTTCACGGCGCTGGCAGGTTGCTTATCGCCCAGCCACATTAGCATGCGTTTTGCATGCGCCGCCGGCGCAGTGGGCGTGTTGTATGGCTCACTCGGTGGCTTGACAAAAAAATGACCATAAAGGGGGAGCGGCGACGCGAGGTCGTTTTCATTCTGGCTAGCCAGCATCGCAGTATCAGACACAAGATCGCCAATGTCATCACGGCGCATGTGTCCAGGCTCCACGAGCGTGGTTTTAATGTTAAAATTGTCCACTTCGTACAGCATGCTTTCCATCAATCCTTCGACGGCGTATTTTGATGCGCAGTACGGCCCTAATCCGGGAACGCCCAAGGCGCCGGATGTTGAGCTGAAGATCAGGTACCGACCGGATCTCCTCTCACGGAAATGCGGCAGCGATAGCTGAATCATGTTCAGCGTACCCATGAAGTTCGTCTCAAATTGGTCGCGGATGTCATATTCGTCTTGATCCTCGCAGGCCCCGATCACACCGTACCCGGCGCAGTTGGCAATGATGTCAATGCGACCGAAGCGCTCGATTGTGCGATCGATGACACGTTTGACGGTCTCTCTAGCACGAACATCGCACAGAAGTCCCAGGCAGTTAtcatgctcttcttcgagcTTCTTCATGTACTCCGGGCTGTTCTCGAATGTACGGCCAACAGCTGCGACAAGGTCATCGCGGGACAATGCGGTCTTGACAAGGGAACGGCCCATATGGCCTGTCGCACCGAAGATCTAAGTAACATAAGACCGGTATGTTAGCTGCCGGGGTTGCCAATATTCGGTAACAGGCATTCTTCGAAGTATATCGTGGGTCATACCAGCCATACGAGCGGTTTTGGCGGGTTCTGCGGTCCCGGAGGATCAGTGGTGGTGGGGAGATGGAGCTTAGGTTCTCGTGCACCGGTTGCAGACGGTGATGAGGCATTTAAGGGTTTCGGGGAGGAATTGTGAAGCTCCATCGACAAGACGCGAGacggagaaaagagaataaaagaaaacgGAATCCGTTGCGGTTAAGCACGTTGTTTGGTATAAATTCAATTGAACCCGTACGGAgtgttttgtttcttatttctctCCGCATTGGGAAAATCCGGGGTCTCGGCATATAAATCACTGTTTCAGGTCTTAAATGATCTCAATCCTCACACGGCATTTAAATACACATATATACACATCTCAAGGTAGACAATGTTATTGTGGAATATCGTTACACTAAAATTTTTGGAAACAATGAAAATCTCCCCTTTTCCTCCAGCATGCAAATGCTACAAAAATTCAAATGATTATGTCCCGCATAAAAACGCCGATACCAGGCAATCAATTAGACAATGACAGGGTCGTATAGTACCCTAGCGCGTGATCTCCCTCCGCAGCCGTCCAGCGGCACTAGAGGGAGCGGGCTCTGGCCAGCCGCTCACAGCgtcatcaacctcctccaggAAACTCGTGCTGTTGTGTATGCTTGTACCTGCAAGAACCACTCGTACTCCAGGCGAACTGGCATTCACCTGAGCCACCATCTTGGCTTCTTCATAAGTTGCGCCGCCCACCATAAAAATGATTATATCCTGGGGTTTATCTCGGATGTGACCTCCACTCTCGAGGAATGGATACTGTAGCTCCTTCAGCCGGCCCTTGATCAAATTTTGAAGAGTGGCTTCCAGGCGTGGTGAGTGTTGGGTGTAGACATTTTCCACACCTTTCAGCCCTTTGAACCGATCTCGAGCaccagagaaaaaggaagtcGACTCGAACAGGTCCGAGAAACCTCCAGCAACTGGCGGAGCCTGAAGAGAATGGTGGTAGGCAAGTAACTTGGGAATCGTATTCACTTTGTACGACGGTACATTTCCCGCGGTGACCAGTAAATCAAGCAGAATCGGCAGAGCATTATTCGGTTGTTTTTCGTATCGAATAGCATATAGTGCCACTAGACGTATCTTATTTTCGGCCGCCACCGATGGCAGTTGTATTATCCGTTGTAGATTCTAAGCAGCCAGTCAGCATCATGTCCACAACCATCTCTAGCTCGTTCAGGTCCCAACATACCTTGAGGTCACTAGCATGGTTTTCGTTACAAGCTAAGCTTTGTTCTAATTCGCTGACATCGAGGAGATCATCCTCACCGACTCGCCGGCTGAGCTCCCCAACCAGAGTAACGTGTTTGCTGACGTTTCCAGAAAGCTTGCGAAACTCTGGATAATCCTCCACGAACCGCTTCATATCCGCAATCGACTCGATATTCATGGTGTTCTTAGTTTTTACCTGATACTGCTCCACGTATTCTTTGATATTCTGACCCAAATCGCCGAAGTTTTGGTACATATTTTTCTTAAAGAAAGGATCTTGATCTTGCGAGAGGACAATTTCTCGAAGCTCTGGTCGGATTTCTGGTACGTCTCGAAGGTCAACCCTTCCGTTGTGAATACCCATCAATTCATGAACCATCGCTTGGTACGTCCACTGGGTCAATAAAGGTGTGATAGGATCATCACGTCGGTCTAGAACTAAAAGAATTGGCGGCGTATCGGTCTTGCGAAAATTGAACAATTGCTCTTCCTGAGTCAACTGATACCGAACTTCAGTGGCCAGCTTCTTAGCCAGCAAACTATTTTTCTCGTAGCGTATCAATGGATTTTTTTTCAAAGCTAACAGGATAGATATTACGCCCTCTGTGGCTCTCTGCAGTGCATCTGCATTCCACAGGTCTGGAGAATGACTCCACAATCGCTGTTGAGGGAAGCCGAGATTTAAGGAACACAGATCCGGATTGATCACTATGAAGTCTGCAAAATGTTCCTGCACCGCACGCACCACTTCATGACTGTCTGCTTCAGCGAGGCGCTCAAGCGACGATTTGCGAATGATGTTGCTGAGGTAGATGTAATACTCGCCGTACTTGGGTTCACGAAGCTCATCGATCAAGAGTTGAATGGAGCTGGCGGATGGACGCACGAAACAGAGGCAGCGCAAATGCCGCATTTTCTCTCGAGCCGCATTATCTAGTCGATCGATCAGGTATACTTCATGATTCAGCAGGGCGGACTGGGTGATGGCTGTCGACACAATAGTGACCTATCCATGGCAAATTAGACCACATCCTCTTGATAGGTAGGTAACCTAGAAGTGGAGCCCCACCGTCTCACTATCCAAaagcaag
This DNA window, taken from Aspergillus flavus chromosome 5, complete sequence, encodes the following:
- a CDS encoding vacuolar protein sorting-associated protein 45 (vacuolar protein sorting-associated protein VpsB) translates to MDVVAAVSGYISKMVTAGDPSTSGSSTSAKMKILLLDSETVTIVSTAITQSALLNHEVYLIDRLDNAAREKMRHLRCLCFVRPSASSIQLLIDELREPKYGEYYIYLSNIIRKSSLERLAEADSHEVVRAVQEHFADFIVINPDLCSLNLGFPQQRLWSHSPDLWNADALQRATEGVISILLALKKNPLIRYEKNSLLAKKLATEVRYQLTQEEQLFNFRKTDTPPILLVLDRRDDPITPLLTQWTYQAMVHELMGIHNGRVDLRDVPEIRPELREIVLSQDQDPFFKKNMYQNFGDLGQNIKEYVEQYQVKTKNTMNIESIADMKRFVEDYPEFRKLSGNVSKHVTLVGELSRRVGEDDLLDVSELEQSLACNENHASDLKNLQRIIQLPSVAAENKIRLVALYAIRYEKQPNNALPILLDLLVTAGNVPSYKVNTIPKLLAYHHSLQAPPVAGGFSDLFESTSFFSGARDRFKGLKGVENVYTQHSPRLEATLQNLIKGRLKELQYPFLESGGHIRDKPQDIIIFMVGGATYEEAKMVAQVNASSPGVRVVLAGTSIHNSTSFLEEVDDAVSGWPEPAPSSAAGRLRREITR
- a CDS encoding short chain dehydrogenase/reductase family protein (short chain dehydrogenase/reductase family protein), producing the protein MELHNSSPKPLNASSPSATGAREPKLHLPTTTDPPGPQNPPKPLVWLIFGATGHMGRSLVKTALSRDDLVAAVGRTFENSPEYMKKLEEEHDNCLGLLCDVRARETVKRVIDRTIERFGRIDIIANCAGYGVIGACEDQDEYDIRDQFETNFMGTLNMIQLSLPHFRERRSGRYLIFSSTSGALGVPGLGPYCASKYAVEGLMESMLYEVDNFNIKTTLVEPGHMRRDDIGDLVSDTAMLASQNENDLASPLPLYGHFFVKPPSEPYNTPTAPAAHAKRMLMWLGDKQPASAVKAAYLVWELGHCSYPPLRLILGTYAVESIRDRLKCIIEEIEDWKYLSFPHGDQHPSPAKDKMPTNARENEAGETAT